From the genome of Uranotaenia lowii strain MFRU-FL chromosome 1, ASM2978415v1, whole genome shotgun sequence, one region includes:
- the LOC129755640 gene encoding uncharacterized protein LOC129755640, which produces MFWFCSWQQKFAAVPLCCCCSGGNHVPTRPAYIRSIRATSTGQRRVFERRRTGERSVEAKDEPRARATLRRTLYPEGGEGWPDTLGGTCCENAGRLSSKTGVRYESSRNKTGRDATSEVVRPSRA; this is translated from the exons atgttttggttctgctcgtggcagcagaagtttgctgctgtgccgctgtgctgctgctgttccggaggaaacc atgtccctactagGCCTGCGTAcattcggagtattcgagcgacgagtacAGGACAGCGacgagtattcgagcgacggcgtacaggagaacggagtgtggaggcgaaggatgaaccacgagctcgcgcgactctacggcgaaccctgtatccagaaggtggtgaaggctggccagatacgctgggcgggacatgttgcgagaatgccggacgactgtccagcaaaacaggtgttcgctacgaatccagtAGGAATAAGACGGGCAGggacgcaacgagcgaggtggttagaccaagtagagcgtga